From Falco naumanni isolate bFalNau1 chromosome 4, bFalNau1.pat, whole genome shotgun sequence:
GCTCTTTCTGAAATCCTGCGAATTGGCAAGAGACCCGACCTGCTCACCTTCGTCCAAAACTTGTGCAAGGGTCTGTCCCAGCCAACTACAAACTTGGTGGCGGGATGCCTGCAGCTGAATGCCAGAAGTTTCCTGATGGGCCAGGCGGGTGAAGGTGCCCATCACACCCGCTCGCCCTACTCCACCTTCTACCCCCCTTACCACAGCCCCGAGCTCGGCACCCCCCCGGGGCATGGGACTCTAGACAACTCCAAGTCCATGAAACCTTACAATTACTGCAGTGCTTACGAGTCCTTCTATGAAAGCACTTCCCCAGAGTGCGCCAGCCCACAGTTTGAAGGTCCCTTAAGTCCTCCCCCAATTAACTATAATGGGATATTTTCCCTGAAGCAAGAAGAAAGCTTGGACTATGGCAAAAATTACAATTACGGCATGCATTACTGTGCAGTGCCACCCAGGGGTCCCCTTGGGCAGAGCTCTATGTTCAGGTTGCCTACAGAGAGCCACTTCCCTTACGACTTACATCTGCGCAGCCAGTCTCTCACCATGCAAGATGaattaaatgcagtttttcataattaatgaggaaaatgaaaataaacagtggTCATTCACCTCCCCATCTAATTAAGAGCAAGCAGATGCTTGGGCACTGCGTAATTGGCACAACTCTATTTAACGTGTTTACTAGTTCCTAAAGTGTGTTTCAACTATTGTGGGGATTTTCTATGTATTAATAAACCCTTTTTCTGataagtatttttcctttcgtttttttgtctgtaaacACTGTGAGATTCTGTTTCCTCCCA
This genomic window contains:
- the NEUROD6 gene encoding neurogenic differentiation factor 6, with protein sequence MLTLPFDESVVMPESQMCRKFSRESDDQKQMKNPESFSKQIVLRGKNIKRSPGEDTEKEEEEEEREEEDENGLPRRRGLRKKKTSKIRMERIKFRRQEANARERNRMHGLNDALDNLRKVVPCYSKTQKLSKIETLRLAKNYIWALSEILRIGKRPDLLTFVQNLCKGLSQPTTNLVAGCLQLNARSFLMGQAGEGAHHTRSPYSTFYPPYHSPELGTPPGHGTLDNSKSMKPYNYCSAYESFYESTSPECASPQFEGPLSPPPINYNGIFSLKQEESLDYGKNYNYGMHYCAVPPRGPLGQSSMFRLPTESHFPYDLHLRSQSLTMQDELNAVFHN